Proteins from a single region of Bombus huntii isolate Logan2020A chromosome 2, iyBomHunt1.1, whole genome shotgun sequence:
- the LOC126875315 gene encoding protein split ends-like isoform X2 yields the protein MSYSYHKCSSSMSSRGRGFNSRGGSSYRGRGGGSGNEWNSGSTGGNMSSRGGYSSSRGGRFKYSTTSYDSRSKYNSGGSERYSSRGGRGEHSNSYKRPRESYSGRDEHRSSSDSTRKRMRSDSYQGGGSGSGSQRYSSSYGGSSASAPYDDNKGSSSSAVYEDKRQSERASSYHRSEDRHSASRSYAPPPPPRISEMAPPTQRYTSSRGRISHQSSNYRGRISTRGSGRGGGFHRMSSRSDVIMARKRTLHSLDYRRKLLGSRSRDYIQRVRMTTTKLRRSSGTTRLSGSKKESGSGTSMKDKDREMTKAINAEFSDDDEEDDDNKSNWDDDDKPHERDDEEEEEEEEKKKKDEKRKKEKQDRERQNTEDEEEKEDEVKEDEDDRKHEDDEDDGDDEERDENDKTDHGRTTGSEELPSRRDGRKFIKLTCPHCAHRSVTFKEYSLHLYSGRHSAAMRRIASRHKATLTRMRVLQRQEQRRVEARDAARGTLPSRTMFCPICKLNYRSLKAIHQLSDSHRQMKRFLTPFCRTCRIQFRSPMLFETHMCSLDHIKRKSALKERMNAGNGEAEANSSGPEEDDKEVNLDNFMTLDSVGDVDEDEESPEKKKEKPENEGTNDTEKKPKSKQMIKVGAEYIKRVEVQFCELCKTYLPRSENSERAIALHCSTRSHLKRYVRDNDDKALRRQAERIHLQSSSSTNNTSTPNAVNSTENAKSPTNSEPPSTNNTLPVTTTDGTNTAESGKTIEQKGVVESEKNTKENKNGQAEEDDDDDYPGDSGDKLWDDVDKDLGDILRETEVGGKSSDDEDSRYDRFRNSDKKQQHSGKDKERDNEKNEIDEKENTKKQELKVKIEKIDM from the exons ATGAGTTATAGCTACCATAAATGCAG ctCTAGTATGAGTTCTCGTGGCCGTGGATTTAATTCTCGAGGAGGCAGTTCTTATAGGGGAAGAGGAGGTGGTAGTGGAAATGAATGGAACAGTGGATCCACAGGAGGAAATATGTCTAGCAGAGGAGGTTATTCCTCATCTAGAGGAGGcagatttaaatattcaactaCCAGTTACGATTCTCGATCAAAATATAATTCTG gaGGGTCTGAAAGATATTCTAGTAGAGGAGGAAGAGGTGAACATTCAAATAGTTATAAAAGACCAAGG gaATCTTATTCTGGAAGAGATGAACATCGATCGTCGAGTGATTCAACTCGTAAAAGGATGAGAAGTGATTCATACcag GGTGGAGGTAGCGGTAGCGGCTCTCAGAGGTATTCTTCGTCGTATGGTGGTTCATCTGCATCAGCTCCTTATGACGATAATAAGGGATCGTCGTCTTCGGCCGTGTATGAGGACAAGAGACAAAGCGAACGTGCTTCGTCATATCATCGCTCAGAGGACCGTCATTCAGCATCGCGGAGCTATGCACCTCCACCACCCCCTCGAATTAGTGAAATGGCACCTCCAACTCAGAGATATACCTCGAGCCGAGGGCGAATATCGCATCAAAGCTCAAACTACAGAGGTCGCATTTCAACTCGTGGAAGCGGTAGAGGGGGTGGATTCCATCGTATGAGCTCTCGATCGGACGTCATCATGGCTCGCAAGCGTACTCTACACTCGCTCGACTATCGACGCAAGCTGCTAGGATCGCGATCGCGAGACTACATCCAGCGTGTGCGCATGACCACAACCAAATTGCGCAGGag TAGCGGTACTACTAGGCTATCCGGAAGTAAAAAGGAGTCAGGATCAGGAACGAGCATGAAGGACAAGGATAGAGAGATGACCAAAGCTATTAACGCTGAATTTTCCGATGACGATGAAGAGGATGATGATAACAAAAGTAATTGGGATGATGATGATAAG CCGCATGAACGCGAcgatgaagaagaagaggaagaggaagagaaaaagaaaaaagatgaaaaaagaaagaaagaaaaacaagatcGGGAAAGACAAAACACCGAAGatgaggaagagaaagaagacgAAGTAAAAGAAGATGAAGATGATCGAAAACATGAG GATGATGAGGACGATGGGGATGATGAAGAAagagatgaaaatgataaaacagATCATGGTAGAACTACTGGTTCAGAAGAGTTACCTAGTAGAAGAGATGggagaaaatttattaaattaacttGTCCACATTGTGCTCATCGTAGTGTTACTTTCAAAGAATACTCGCTACATTTATATTCGGGCCGTCACAGTGCAGCAATGAGACGAATCGCATCACGGCACAAAGCAACTTTGACTCGTATGCGTGTCTTGCAACGACAAGAACAACGACGTGTCGAGGCCCGAGATGCTGCGCGTGGTACTTTGCCTTCTCGTACCATGTTCTGTCCGATCTGTAAACTTAATTATCGTTCTCTTAAAGCAATACATCAGCTATCAGATTCCCATCGTCAAATGAAACGATTTCTCACACCATTTTGCCGCACCTGTCGTATTCAATTTCGATCACCAATGCTATTTGAAACTCATATGTGTTCTTTGGATCACATTAAG AGGAAAAGTGCATTGAAAGAAAGAATGAACGCTGGCAATGGTGAAGCGGAAGCGAATTCAAGTGGACCTGAAGAAGATGACAAGGAAGTTAATCTTGATAACTTTATGACTCTGGATTCTGTAGGTGATGTTGACG AAGATGAAGAGTCTcccgagaaaaaaaaagaaaaaccaGAAAATGAAGGCACAAACGACACAGAAAAGAAACCTAAAAGTAAACAAATGATTAAAGTGGGAGCAGAATACATAAAACGTGTCGAAGTGCAATTTTGTGAATTGTGTAAGACATATCTACCACGTAGTGAAAATAGTGAAAGAGCAATAGCGCTCCATTGTTCAACCAGAAGTCATCTTAAACG ATATGTGCGCGATAATGATGATAAAGCATTGCGAAGGCAAGCAGAAAGAATCCATCTGCAATCATCGTCATCTACCAATAATACTTCTACTCCAAATGCTGTAAATAGTACAGAAAATGCTAAATCTCCAACTAATTCTGAACCACCATCTACAAATAACACATTGCCAGTAACTACAACTGATGGCACTAATACTGCTGAGTCAGGTAAAACAATTGAGCAAAAAGGGGTTGTTGAATCTGAGAAAAATAcgaaagagaataaaaatgGACAAGCGGAAGaagatgatgatgatgattaCCCCGGCGATAGTGGCGATAAGTTATGGGATGATGTTGATAAAGACTTGGGCGATATTTTAAGAGAAACAGAAGTAGGAGGTAAATCTAGCGATGATGAAGATTCTCGTTATGATCGTTTCCGTAATTCAGATAAGAAACAACAACATTCTGGCAAGGATAAAGAAAGGGACAAtgaaaagaacgaaatagatgaaaaagaaaatacaaaaaagcAAGAGCTGAaagtaaaaattgaaaaaatagatATGTAA